In the Staphylococcus condimenti genome, one interval contains:
- the def gene encoding peptide deformylase: MITMKDIIRDGHPTLREKAKEVEFPLSNEDRNKIQEMHEFLVNSQDDEIAKKYGLRSGVGIAAPQLNISKRMLAVHLPDDGEGKSYELMLINPKIVSYSVQEAYLPTGEGCLSVDEDIPGLVHRHNRVTVKAKDIDGNDINLRLKGYIAIVVQHEIDHLDGIMFYDHIDKENPLQPHEDAIRLF, encoded by the coding sequence ATGATTACTATGAAAGATATAATTAGAGACGGACACCCTACACTTCGTGAAAAAGCAAAAGAAGTTGAGTTTCCTTTATCAAATGAAGATCGCAATAAAATCCAAGAAATGCATGAGTTTTTAGTTAACAGCCAAGATGATGAAATCGCAAAAAAATACGGCTTACGTTCAGGTGTTGGTATTGCAGCACCTCAATTAAATATCTCTAAACGTATGCTTGCTGTTCATCTTCCTGATGATGGAGAAGGCAAATCTTATGAATTGATGTTAATCAACCCTAAAATTGTCAGCTATAGTGTTCAAGAAGCTTATCTGCCGACTGGCGAAGGCTGCTTAAGTGTTGATGAAGACATTCCAGGACTTGTTCATCGCCATAATCGTGTAACAGTTAAAGCGAAAGATATCGACGGCAACGACATTAACTTACGTCTTAAAGGTTATATTGCAATTGTAGTCCAACATGAAATTGATCATTTGGACGGCATTATGTTTTATGACCATATTGATAAAGAAAATCCGCTTCAACCGCACGAAGATGCTATCCGTCTGTTTTAA
- a CDS encoding DUF1801 domain-containing protein, with product MKIDEKRRPAFRKLFETVAEHLPKGFQVVMQYGMPSFVVPLALYPDGYLNRKDEPLPFISIAAQKNSINLYHMGIYGDEKLKRWFISRYQKDVPTKLDMGKSCIRMRNVNHIPYDLIGELSEKITVDDWIQFYENRNHDIC from the coding sequence ATGAAAATTGATGAAAAAAGACGACCAGCCTTCAGAAAATTATTCGAAACAGTAGCTGAACATTTGCCAAAGGGTTTTCAGGTTGTTATGCAGTATGGAATGCCAAGTTTTGTAGTGCCGTTAGCACTGTATCCTGATGGTTATTTAAATCGCAAAGATGAACCGCTTCCTTTTATCAGCATCGCAGCTCAGAAAAATTCTATCAACCTCTATCATATGGGAATATATGGGGATGAAAAATTGAAGCGATGGTTTATATCACGTTATCAAAAAGACGTGCCGACAAAGCTGGACATGGGGAAAAGCTGTATCCGCATGCGCAATGTCAATCATATACCTTATGATTTAATCGGTGAATTGAGTGAGAAAATAACAGTAGACGACTGGATTCAATTTTATGAAAACAGAAATCATGACATTTGTTGA
- a CDS encoding DNA-dependent RNA polymerase subunit epsilon, which yields MAIYKVFFQDDKSEVIVRENTHTIYVEGNSEEEVRKYLKNRNYNIEFITKLEGAHLEYEQQSEDYKVEHIQ from the coding sequence ATGGCAATTTACAAAGTATTTTTTCAAGATGATAAATCAGAAGTGATCGTGCGTGAAAACACACACACTATCTACGTTGAAGGAAATTCTGAAGAAGAAGTAAGAAAATATTTGAAAAACAGAAATTATAACATTGAGTTTATAACTAAATTAGAGGGCGCACATTTAGAATATGAACAACAATCGGAAGATTATAAAGTGGAGCATATCCAATAA
- a CDS encoding potassium channel family protein, giving the protein MEKEFVVIGLGRFGGSIVRELNALGMDVMAIDLSEARVNEYSEIATHAVVADTTDEAVMKSLGIRNFDQVIVAIGENIQTSTLTTLILKELGVKKVIAKAQNDYHAKILNKIGADLVVHPERDMGRRIAHNIASASVLDYLELADEYSIVEAKANERIAGQSIVDLDIRAHYGINIIAIKRDKDVIISPDPNMNIELGDILIMIGHDNDLNRFEKKLVH; this is encoded by the coding sequence ATGGAAAAAGAATTTGTAGTGATTGGATTAGGGCGCTTCGGCGGAAGTATTGTTAGAGAACTGAATGCATTAGGCATGGATGTTATGGCAATTGACTTAAGCGAAGCTCGAGTTAATGAATATAGTGAAATTGCGACACATGCTGTTGTAGCGGATACAACAGATGAAGCAGTGATGAAAAGTTTAGGTATTAGAAACTTTGATCAAGTCATTGTTGCAATCGGTGAAAATATTCAAACGAGTACTTTGACAACATTGATTTTAAAAGAATTAGGTGTTAAAAAAGTAATTGCTAAAGCGCAAAATGATTATCACGCTAAAATCTTAAATAAAATCGGAGCGGATTTAGTTGTCCATCCAGAACGTGATATGGGACGTAGAATCGCTCATAATATTGCGAGTGCAAGTGTATTAGATTACCTAGAATTAGCAGATGAATACTCAATTGTTGAGGCTAAAGCAAATGAACGTATTGCAGGACAATCAATTGTAGATTTAGATATTCGTGCGCATTATGGTATTAATATTATTGCAATTAAGCGAGATAAAGATGTCATTATTTCCCCAGATCCTAATATGAATATCGAATTAGGGGATATCTTGATTATGATTGGTCACGATAATGACCTTAATAGATTTGAGAAAAAATTAGTCCACTAA
- a CDS encoding cytochrome d ubiquinol oxidase subunit II yields the protein MSFTALGMIVLYLFLFCYIVVASIDFGAGVFLLQARLRGTQKTLTPIIARYLNPIWEVTNVFLVFFTVGIVGFFPDFAYYYGTVLLVPGSIGLLLLTMRGSFYAFQNYGVDSKFSWLLIYSIAGLLIPPSLSMGLVISEGGYITRKGGHVDLNWADLFFSPFAWSIVFLALVAVMYISSGFLTFYARKAQAMKAYALLRKWFIFWGPPMALVSLFAFITLRSQNKEHFDIAVSQYWWLFLISIICLIAAWVLTIMKKSPGTAFMLVILQMATAIGGYGISKWPYILYPYINGNVNKTDDPMALALTIAAVCGLLLLIPSLILLMRLFIFSKDYVEGKSEEGHY from the coding sequence ATGAGTTTTACAGCATTAGGAATGATTGTATTGTACTTGTTCTTATTCTGTTATATCGTTGTAGCTTCAATTGACTTTGGTGCCGGTGTTTTCCTTTTACAAGCTAGATTAAGAGGAACACAAAAAACTTTGACGCCAATCATTGCGCGTTATTTAAATCCTATTTGGGAAGTTACTAACGTATTTTTAGTATTCTTTACAGTAGGTATAGTAGGGTTCTTCCCTGACTTTGCTTACTATTACGGAACAGTTTTGTTAGTGCCTGGTTCTATTGGATTGTTATTACTAACAATGCGTGGTAGTTTCTACGCTTTCCAAAACTACGGTGTAGATTCTAAGTTTTCATGGTTATTGATTTATAGTATAGCCGGTTTATTAATACCGCCATCATTAAGTATGGGACTTGTTATTTCTGAAGGCGGCTATATCACTAGAAAAGGCGGCCATGTTGATTTAAACTGGGCAGACTTATTCTTCAGTCCGTTTGCTTGGTCAATCGTATTCTTAGCTTTAGTTGCAGTGATGTATATTTCTTCAGGTTTCTTAACATTCTATGCTCGAAAAGCACAAGCGATGAAAGCTTATGCTTTACTTAGAAAATGGTTTATATTCTGGGGACCGCCTATGGCACTTGTGTCATTATTTGCTTTCATTACATTACGCAGTCAAAACAAAGAACACTTTGATATTGCTGTTTCACAATACTGGTGGTTATTCTTAATCAGTATTATCTGCTTAATTGCAGCTTGGGTATTAACAATTATGAAAAAATCCCCAGGTACAGCGTTTATGTTAGTGATTTTACAAATGGCTACAGCAATTGGAGGATACGGTATCAGTAAGTGGCCATACATCTTATATCCTTACATTAATGGTAATGTGAATAAAACAGATGACCCGATGGCATTGGCACTTACAATTGCAGCAGTTTGTGGTTTACTTTTATTAATACCATCGTTAATATTATTAATGAGATTATTCATCTTCAGCAAAGACTATGTTGAAGGTAAAAGTGAAGAAGGTCATTATTAA
- a CDS encoding cytochrome ubiquinol oxidase subunit I produces MGAVELSRFLTAMTLAVHIVFATIGVGMPLMFVIAEFIGIKKNSARFITLAKRWAKGYAITVAVGVVTGTIIELQLSLLWPTFMKTAGHVIALPLFMEVFAFFFEAIFLSIYFYTWNRFKNKWTHMIIGLPVVIGGMLSAFFITSVNSFMNTPAGFQMKDGRMIHVDPIAAMFNASFGVRQFHVITTAIMTMAFLLAAIAAYKLLRDKIPQDRDYHKGALKLTMIVGLIFTLGSILAGDMSAKFLHKEQPEKLAAYEWHFDTEKRADLQVFGVLNEKDQKVTGAIKIPGMLSFLSDNNINTKVEGLNEFPKDTQPPLIVHYFFDLMVTGGMYCLAVSGIYTLTRIVKKWRKFSVNKILLYATLITGPAAMLSIEFGWFLTEMGRQPWIIRGYMKVSDAATNAAGLTGVTIAFGLVYFIIMFTSAYVLIRMFKNKPPYKDIEKLEGNRGEAS; encoded by the coding sequence ATGGGAGCAGTAGAACTAAGCAGATTTTTAACTGCTATGACATTAGCTGTCCACATAGTTTTCGCAACTATCGGCGTGGGGATGCCACTAATGTTTGTAATTGCTGAGTTTATCGGCATCAAGAAGAACAGCGCACGCTTTATTACATTAGCTAAAAGATGGGCGAAAGGCTATGCTATTACTGTAGCTGTCGGAGTTGTAACTGGTACGATTATCGAGTTGCAATTATCATTACTTTGGCCGACATTTATGAAAACAGCAGGTCACGTCATTGCATTGCCATTATTCATGGAAGTATTTGCATTCTTCTTTGAAGCAATTTTCTTAAGTATATATTTCTATACTTGGAATCGATTTAAAAATAAATGGACACACATGATTATAGGTTTACCAGTTGTTATCGGAGGTATGCTATCAGCTTTCTTCATTACATCAGTGAACTCATTTATGAACACACCAGCTGGTTTCCAAATGAAAGATGGTCGTATGATTCATGTGGATCCAATTGCAGCAATGTTCAATGCTTCATTTGGCGTTAGACAATTCCACGTTATTACGACAGCAATTATGACAATGGCCTTTTTATTAGCAGCTATTGCAGCATACAAATTATTAAGAGACAAAATTCCTCAAGATAGAGACTATCATAAGGGTGCATTAAAATTAACAATGATTGTAGGTTTGATTTTTACACTCGGTTCTATTTTAGCAGGAGATATGTCAGCAAAATTCTTACACAAAGAACAACCTGAAAAATTAGCAGCCTACGAATGGCATTTTGACACTGAAAAACGTGCGGACTTACAAGTCTTTGGTGTATTGAATGAAAAAGATCAGAAAGTTACAGGTGCAATCAAAATTCCTGGTATGCTAAGTTTCTTATCTGATAACAATATTAATACTAAAGTTGAAGGCTTGAATGAGTTTCCTAAAGATACACAGCCACCTTTAATTGTCCATTACTTCTTTGACTTAATGGTTACTGGCGGTATGTATTGTTTAGCAGTATCAGGTATTTATACGTTAACGAGAATCGTTAAAAAATGGCGTAAATTCTCAGTTAACAAAATTTTGTTATATGCAACGTTGATTACAGGACCAGCAGCAATGTTATCTATTGAGTTCGGTTGGTTCTTAACAGAAATGGGTCGTCAACCTTGGATTATCAGAGGTTACATGAAAGTTTCAGATGCGGCTACAAATGCTGCAGGTTTAACTGGCGTAACTATAGCATTTGGATTAGTTTACTTTATTATTATGTTCACATCAGCATATGTGCTAATTCGTATGTTTAAAAATAAACCGCCATATAAAGATATTGAGAAATTAGAAGGAAACCGAGGTGAAGCATCATGA
- a CDS encoding glutaredoxin family protein, which produces MTQVTIYTQNECPPCQFVKNYFDEHNVAYTEKNISNSTFRNEMIDYDAFSTPFILIDDHPMYQVDLDKINQLLQIHH; this is translated from the coding sequence ATGACTCAAGTAACAATCTACACACAAAATGAATGTCCACCTTGTCAATTTGTAAAAAATTATTTTGATGAACATAACGTGGCTTATACCGAAAAAAATATCTCAAACTCGACTTTTCGAAATGAAATGATTGATTATGATGCTTTTTCTACACCTTTTATCTTGATTGACGATCATCCTATGTATCAGGTAGATTTAGATAAAATCAATCAACTACTTCAAATACATCATTAG
- the ptsP gene encoding phosphoenolpyruvate--protein phosphotransferase encodes MAKQIKGIAASDGVAIAKAYLLVEPDLSFDNESVADTDAEVAKFNGALNKSKVELTKIRNNAEKQLGADKAAIFDAHLLVLEDPELIQPIEDKIKNENVNAAQALTDVSNQFITIFESMDNEYMAERAADIRDVSKRVLAHILGVELPNPSIIDESVVIIGNDLTPSDTAQLNKEYVQGFVTNIGGRTSHSAIMSRSLEIPAVVGTKSITEEVEAGDTVIVDGMTGDVLINPSDEVIAEYQEKRENFFKDKQELQKLRDADSVTADGHHVELAANIGTPNDLPGVIENGAEGIGLYRTEFLYMGRDQMPTEEEQFEAYKAVLEAMKGKRVVVRTLDIGGDKELPYLDLPEEMNPFLGYRAIRLCLAQPEIFRPQLRALLRASVFGKLNIMFPMVATIQEFRDAKAILEEERANLKKEGYEVADDIELGIMVEIPSTAALADVFAKEVDFFSIGTNDLIQYTMAADRMSERVSYLYQPYNPAILRLVKQVIEASHAEGKWTGMCGEMAGDQTAIPLLLGFGLDEFSMSATSILKARRLIRSLNESDMKELGDKAIQCATSEEVVALVEEYTKNA; translated from the coding sequence ATGGCTAAACAAATCAAAGGCATTGCAGCATCTGATGGTGTTGCAATTGCAAAAGCCTATCTGTTAGTTGAACCTGACCTATCATTTGATAATGAATCAGTGGCAGATACGGATGCTGAAGTCGCTAAATTTAATGGCGCACTTAATAAATCTAAAGTTGAATTGACTAAAATCAGAAATAATGCCGAAAAACAATTGGGTGCGGATAAAGCAGCTATTTTCGATGCACATTTATTAGTTCTTGAAGATCCTGAACTTATCCAACCAATTGAAGATAAGATTAAAAACGAAAATGTTAATGCTGCACAAGCTTTAACAGACGTTTCTAATCAATTTATCACAATTTTTGAATCAATGGACAATGAGTATATGGCAGAACGTGCGGCTGATATCCGTGATGTTTCGAAACGTGTATTAGCACATATCTTAGGTGTTGAATTACCAAATCCGAGTATCATTGATGAAAGCGTAGTCATTATTGGTAATGACTTAACACCATCTGATACTGCACAATTGAATAAAGAATATGTGCAAGGATTCGTAACAAACATCGGAGGCAGAACATCTCATTCAGCAATTATGAGTCGTTCTTTAGAAATTCCAGCAGTAGTAGGTACTAAATCTATTACTGAAGAAGTTGAGGCTGGAGATACTGTTATTGTTGATGGTATGACTGGTGACGTACTTATTAATCCAAGTGATGAGGTAATTGCAGAATATCAAGAAAAACGTGAAAACTTCTTTAAAGATAAGCAAGAATTGCAAAAATTACGTGATGCTGATTCAGTAACTGCTGATGGTCATCATGTTGAACTTGCAGCAAATATCGGTACACCTAATGACTTGCCTGGTGTTATTGAAAATGGTGCAGAAGGTATTGGTTTATATAGAACTGAATTCTTATACATGGGCAGAGACCAAATGCCTACTGAAGAAGAACAGTTTGAAGCATATAAAGCAGTATTAGAAGCAATGAAAGGTAAACGTGTAGTTGTTCGTACTTTAGATATCGGCGGCGACAAAGAATTACCTTATCTTGACTTGCCAGAAGAAATGAATCCATTCTTAGGTTACCGTGCAATTCGTTTATGCTTGGCTCAACCTGAAATATTCCGACCACAATTACGTGCGTTATTGCGTGCCTCTGTGTTCGGTAAGTTGAACATTATGTTCCCTATGGTTGCTACAATTCAAGAATTCCGTGATGCTAAAGCTATACTTGAAGAAGAACGTGCTAATCTTAAAAAAGAAGGCTATGAAGTAGCAGATGATATTGAATTAGGAATAATGGTAGAAATTCCTTCAACTGCAGCACTTGCTGATGTATTTGCTAAAGAAGTAGACTTCTTCAGTATTGGTACAAATGATTTAATTCAGTATACAATGGCTGCTGACCGTATGTCAGAACGCGTTTCTTATTTATACCAACCATACAATCCAGCAATTTTGCGTTTGGTTAAGCAAGTTATCGAAGCTTCACATGCAGAAGGTAAATGGACAGGTATGTGTGGTGAAATGGCTGGGGATCAAACAGCAATTCCATTGTTGTTAGGTTTCGGATTAGATGAGTTCTCTATGAGTGCTACATCAATCTTAAAAGCTCGTCGTTTAATTAGATCATTGAATGAAAGTGATATGAAAGAATTAGGCGATAAAGCAATTCAATGTGCGACTTCAGAAGAAGTTGTAGCTTTGGTTGAAGAATATACTAAAAACGCTTAA
- a CDS encoding phosphocarrier protein HPr: protein MEQQSYTIIDETGIHARPATMLVQTASKFDSDIQLEYNGKKVNLKSIMGVMSLGVGKDAEITIYADGSDEADAIQAITEVLSKEGLTE from the coding sequence ATGGAACAACAATCATACACTATCATCGACGAAACAGGTATTCACGCTCGTCCAGCAACAATGCTTGTACAAACAGCTTCAAAATTTGATTCAGATATTCAATTAGAATACAACGGCAAAAAAGTCAACTTGAAATCTATTATGGGTGTTATGAGTTTAGGTGTCGGCAAAGATGCAGAAATTACTATCTATGCTGACGGTAGCGACGAAGCAGATGCTATCCAAGCTATCACTGAAGTGTTATCTAAAGAAGGATTAACTGAATAA
- a CDS encoding class I SAM-dependent rRNA methyltransferase — MKTAVINKGKEQKYLNQYPLVDEEDIYEHSHLEDGDIFHIVTDNGRYIATAYVGRQHKGLGWVLSYDSEQTIDTSFFTELFQEALDYRQYFFNIDGTNAFRLFNAEGDGIGGLTIDNYNGHLLVQWYSKGIYAFRNIVLNAVQDVFPYTSIFEKTRFKDDAVESGYVTGEAPEFPIIIEENFTFYNVDLDDGPMTGIFLDQKEVRKKLRDVYAPDHHVLNLFSYTGAFSVIAAETAADTTSVDLANRSRSLTEENFGVNGIDPKTQFIYVMDTFDFYHYAARHNRVYDTIVIDPPSFARNKKKVFTVQKDYHKLIEEALPILNEDGVLILSTNSSALSSKAFKNMIKKTLNDANVDFEIEEVMGLPKDFKTNPHYKPSKYLKVVFVRVSSKEEII; from the coding sequence ATGAAGACAGCAGTTATTAATAAAGGTAAAGAACAAAAGTATTTAAATCAATATCCTTTAGTAGACGAAGAAGATATATATGAGCATAGCCATTTAGAAGATGGAGATATTTTTCACATTGTTACTGATAATGGACGTTATATCGCAACTGCTTATGTTGGACGTCAACATAAAGGATTAGGTTGGGTATTAAGTTATGACTCAGAGCAAACAATCGATACATCATTTTTTACAGAATTATTCCAAGAAGCATTAGATTACCGTCAATATTTCTTTAATATAGATGGCACAAATGCATTTCGTCTTTTTAATGCAGAAGGAGATGGAATCGGCGGATTAACTATAGATAATTATAATGGTCACTTACTTGTTCAATGGTATTCAAAAGGTATTTATGCATTTAGAAATATTGTACTTAATGCGGTTCAAGATGTCTTTCCATATACTTCAATCTTTGAAAAAACACGATTTAAAGATGATGCTGTTGAAAGTGGATACGTAACTGGTGAAGCTCCAGAATTTCCAATTATCATTGAAGAAAACTTTACATTTTATAATGTTGATTTAGACGACGGTCCAATGACGGGCATTTTCTTAGACCAAAAAGAAGTACGTAAAAAACTACGTGATGTTTATGCACCTGATCATCATGTATTGAATCTTTTCAGTTATACTGGAGCATTTTCAGTTATTGCAGCTGAAACCGCAGCGGATACTACAAGTGTTGATTTAGCAAACCGTTCAAGAAGTTTGACAGAAGAGAATTTCGGGGTAAATGGTATTGACCCGAAAACACAATTTATTTATGTAATGGATACTTTTGATTTCTATCATTATGCTGCAAGACATAATCGTGTATACGACACAATTGTGATTGATCCCCCAAGTTTTGCACGTAATAAGAAGAAGGTATTTACAGTACAAAAAGATTATCATAAGTTGATTGAAGAAGCATTACCGATTTTGAATGAAGACGGTGTATTAATTTTAAGTACAAATTCAAGTGCACTTTCTTCTAAAGCATTCAAAAATATGATTAAAAAAACATTGAATGATGCGAATGTAGATTTTGAAATTGAAGAGGTAATGGGATTGCCAAAAGACTTCAAAACTAATCCGCATTATAAACCTTCTAAGTATCTAAAAGTGGTATTCGTTCGGGTATCAAGTAAAGAAGAAATTATATAA